The Zingiber officinale cultivar Zhangliang chromosome 2A, Zo_v1.1, whole genome shotgun sequence genomic sequence gaactctaAATCACTTCAAATCAAAACCAATATACTCCTGGAATGTAGATATCTATGCTCTAAAATATGAATTCGACAACCTAAATTAAAAAcagtgaatttttaaatttgcaaaggtttgataaaatttatcacaaGCTCATTATTAGGCCTAAGACAATGATATTCACTAACCAACATCACCAACAAGTTCCTAGGACTCTCTTGGTTCGAAAAATATCAAACTTTTGAATTTTCGAATTCTCCAAGTCCATTGTACAGTTTCAAAACTCTGAATCATTTTTAATGTACCTATGCACTCGGATTTGAATTTGACAGTGTAAATTGAAAGCAACAAATTTTTGAATGGGAAATGAGGAGTATAATGGGAATGTGCTATGTGATTTTGGTATTATAAAAGTTAGGTACATGAAATGAGAAATCCCAAAACTAACATGAGCGCGGTTCAGTAAAATGCTGAAAAAACAATTGACTTAGCCTATGCATGATACAATCTGTGCAAATACTACTATGCTAATTTCTATTCCGTATTCAACATATAGTATATATTCACATAGGTGAGCACATACTTAAATTTGATCTACAAAAACATTAGTGAATAAATTTTTACCTTGATGATGGACATGAAAGGAAACCTCCGCGAGGTAGATGATTGCTTTATGATTCTATTGTCAATGGTTCCTTCCTTGCACATCTTCTGAGCAATTTCTTTCAATATCATCATCTGCGCCTTATCTGCACCCATGGAAATCAATGCCTGTCTCATATACTCTCTATCAGCTTCAAGCTCCTGCAGACGCATCTCAAGCTTAGAAATTTCTCCTTCCTCGACCACTTCACCCATTCGGGATCTCCTAGTCTGTAGCTCCCTTGGTGTGGTAACATAGTCATCACTGGCTCCATGCACAGCATCCACTGTATACACTCTGTCATTCATCTCCTCGTAATCTGATAGAGCATCTAACGATGTCGGGAACTCATCCCCCTTGTTGAATTCGAGGACAGATCCATGGCTTCCGTAGGAAAGATTTCTGAGATGCCTAGGCCGAGCTCGGGGAGAATGCCTCACGATGATTCCCTTGTCGATGGCGCTCCCAAATCTGCTACTTGGCGTCCGCTCGAGCTGGAAAATTCGCTGCTCCAGCTTCTGGAGGTGTTCACGTGGAGTTTCACCAGGGAGGTACTTGTCGATTTCGGCACCAGCGTCCCCGACACACTTTATCGAAGGATATTGATACTCCTGCGGGAACTCGATTTGGGGGATGGCGAAGGCGGAGGTCGCCGTGTCAGGTGTTTGCGGTTCAGAGGGAGGGGCATCTCCATCGAGGCTAAAGCCGTAGCTGAGGATGCGGTGACGGTAAGCCTGGACCTCACAGGAGAGGGCTTGCATTTCTTGTTCGCGCTTGAAGAGAAGGTCCTCAAGCGTCGCGATCTCCTCCTGGTTGTGCTTCAGATTCTCCTCGGTGACGCGCTTGAACTGGCGAATCTCCATGATGGCCTCCGCCTTCTCGTGCTGTAGCCGGACAATCATTGACATGGCCTCTTGCGCAGCGGACGCAGCGGCGCTCCGCTCCTCTTCCAGCTCCTCTTGTAGCTTCTGGATCGATTGCTGGTGGCTGAGGAGGGCCTCGCGTAGGGCTTCCGCCTCGTTCCCGATCTCGACTCTGGCAACGCTAGCGCCAGCTCCTAGATCGTCCCCATCGGTGTCGACGCAGGATACCAAATGGGCATCGGCTGCCCTGGCGTCCCGCTTCCGCCTCAGAGACCGATGTCGTCCAGGAGAGAAAACCCCGACGGAGAATCCTtcccctccacctccaccatagcCCGGACCGAAATCCATAGATTCCCCAAAAAAACCTAATCTCTTATCCTCAACCGGGATCCAATGCTGCCATTCCAACGCCACCTCCTGGTGCGTCGCCCCCCGCCCGTGGGTGAAATGCTTCgtaggcggcggcggcggcggtggcggcggAGAAGGAGATGCCAAGGATGAACCAAGAGGGCGATGCCGCGAGGGACGGCCCGAAGCGCCTTATTAGACGTCGAACGAACTATCGCCGGCCCGGAACGAACGCGTGGCTTCTATTTTTGCTTCCAAGAAGGCTTCGTCTAGTAGTTTTCTGTGGTAGGACAGAAATGAGAAGGACTAAGAATGCGTACCGGACAAAGATACCCACTTTCCCAACCCAGGACTAAGCGGGGCCCATACATAAAATCGCAATCAATGTGAAATTAAAATCATCATCTCAAAATACTAGCTAAACATGAAGATTAAAGATGGCTGAGTGGTTCGACCTCATGGTAGATATTTAGATATCAATAGTTCGAACATTAGCTACAACATATTTGTAAAAACATTTCTCCAAATGAGAGACGTAATCAAAAATACTGGTCTTtgagtaatttttaatttatcttagaGCCAATGAAAAATTTTAATAGAGTTAGATCGGTCATTTTCAGAATTAGCCGATTTAAATAATTGAATACTTAGATTAAAAAAACAAGTGGAGGTTTATTGGCCTCAGGGCAATGGTGCAGTGGTAATGCGACTTCTCAGTTTTCTGGAAATTTAAGGATCGAGCCATGATtgattggtaaaaaaaatttcatgaGGTCGGACCAATCACTCCTAGGATTTATCGGCATAACCTGAATATTTTTTGTGTcacctaaaaaaatattttaaaaataattgagaTTTAAGCTTTATTTTAGTCTCGAGACAATAATGGATTGAGTCCCAGGCTCGGTAAATTAACGAATGAATTTTTCTTAATAAGCGGTCGCCCTAAAAATACTATGTTAGGACCTACATATATGACTAGAGGGGTTGAATAGTCAATCACCCACTTCTTTAATTTGCTTCATATGCTTGTTAGTGCACAgtaaaaatacaaaacaaactaacaaGATGAAAGGTAAACCTAGAGACAATAACCAAGATGATCAAACCTCTCACACATTTATGTAATGTGGTTCagagatcacttactcctactaCATGGTTGTCCATAAAATGGACGATCTCAATCCGTCAATGAATGATTTATCGGAGAACTTTTGGCTAGCTCACGTAagttcttgtgggtggagaaacctcaccacaactcgcacaagaccacactagatcacttaagcacttggagactctaattagggttaaccgcCACTAATTTCATCACCTTACTCAACATCCCGAGCtccattaaatagagctcgaaTGGAAATATCCAAACAATATtttcaccaccagtcgactgtcatacttaccagtcgactggccttCGTGGATTTCGACCATTATAGACCAACGGCTcaaaatcaatcgattgatgaaaaCACTAGCTACAGTAGCACTACAATAACTGCAACAGTACCCTGAAAATTTACCCTATTAGTTGCGCAGAGGCATCCATAAAATTAGGGTCTGTCTGAAAGTCCCCCAGATAGGCCGCCGAGTGAAGAGTTGATTGCCATTATGTAGGCCACTCCACGGTGAGGGAGAAGCGTAGGAAGAAGTACTTATCCTTTCATTCTGAGTCGAAGGATGGGAGAGGAGCAAAGAAGGTAGTTTGGGTACGGGTTTGGAGACGAAAAAGGCCCTCATTGTGACAACGAGGGGTAAAGAAGCAGTGGAATAGGCGAGGAGTCCAGGGTACATCGCACACTTCACAGAGGAGGATGAATCCACACAAGATCCTCATAGAATTGGGGGTAAGTTGACAAAGAGGGATGTGGAAATAACGACTCACTTCGGAGAAAAAAGGGTGAATGGGAAAACGGAGGTCGGCGACAAActtctctttaaaaaaaaaatcacataccCTATTAGAGGGGAAAAGACCCAGTGAACCTCAGAGGGTATAATGATGTGTGTTACCATGGGGATTTCATATGAGAAGTAGAGATCATCCAGATCCACGCCAGTGAAAGTAAAAACTCCAGGAGCATAGGCAGGCACAGGGGAATCCATGAGAGGGGGTGAACACAAAGCACTCAGAGCACAGCAGTTATCTAAAACAAGAGGAAGGTTTACTTTGGAGACGAAAAGTTCAGTTAAGCGGAAGGGGAAAGATATTTATAGCTGTCAAGGGGGACACAGAGGGCCTCATCATCAGCACCCATCAGACGGTTCGTGCTTAAAGTAGCTGGCGTCAACCATAAACTTAAAAGCAACGATAGTCGTAGAATCATCTTAGAAAACCGCACCAAAGGGGTGTGTCAAAAAAAGCTAAGGCGAGAGACACGAGGGGAATAAGGGTTTATTGTGTCTTCGGGAATATGTGATGCTACAGTGGCTCCCTCTCGGTCATGTAAGGAGACTCTTGAGTATCGTGGCTCGTGACTAGGCGAGTAGTCAGATCGTGTGAAACTCGGTTGGGAGCCCTGGAGTAGACTGGTCAGGTAAAGCAACTGATCAGGCAGCCCAATCACCAAACCCGATCGGGGCATTAAACGGGCTGGTTAGGATAGACGTCCAGTTAGGTAAAAGGACTTGACCAGTCGCATGCCTTGACACCTACATAGATGCTAAGTTAACAAAACACCAACAAGAGGGATAAGCACTTAACAAACTACTTGAACATATCAAGTGGGAAGTAGTGTGGGTTATAGGTGAACGTACTAATTGAACAATACATTGCACCAGGGTAGTCCACCCAGACACATGccttttataattttcaaatcaaagttTACATCCTTAGAAGACAAGGGTGTAAGATAAGCACAGACTAGTCATCAAAAGAAGAAAAAGTATCATCAGGAAACTCTCGGAGAAGGCGTCCCCTATCCAAAAAATTGTTAGGAGGGGCTGATCGGAGGTAACCTTTCTCACAGAGCTGCAGCAGGGCCCCCACACCACCATAGCAGGCCATCCAATCGATGAGACTACCTATCTTAGCTCCAAATTCTTTGGAAGAAAGGAAGGTGACCTTATAAGCTTCTAGACAAGCAGCCTCACTAGCTTGATAATCTTTCAGCTTGTCCTTGGCCTTGTCTGCATCGGTTCAAACCATAGCCAGCTCTTGATGTGTAGTGGCGGCCTTGTCCTTGGCCTTAGAGAGGTCTACCTGGAGAGACTTAAGGATAGACATGCCTACCTCCCACTTCTTCTGAAGAGCGGCTTCCCGATTAGCGCTAGCAGACAGATTTACCTTCTTGGTTGCCAGATCCTTCTCCAAAGCAGTGTGGGCCTCTTGTAGCTCTCGCAGTCATATAGAGAGGGTAGTCACCTTGGCTTCCTTCTCTTCCAAATCAGCCAAAATCTGGGCACGCCTCAATCCCTCAGACTTGATCTTGGACTCACTCATCTTCAGGGTGGTCTGCAAGGTCTGTACCCTCTCTGACTCCACCTAAGTCATGCCCCTGGCGACTTGGGTCTTCTCCTCGGTAATCTGAAGATAGGACTGCATCGGGTTGTCGAGGGCAGTTAGATCAAAAACGTAGCTAGTGGTTGTGGGAGATTCCAGCTTCCAAAGGCAAGCCCTTAGAGACTCATTCTCTCATTACAAACTGGCCACGTATTGTGATATTCTAAGTCCCAGGGCACAGGTCTGTCAAGAGCAGGGGAGGATTAGTATTAGCATTATCTCAAGGgtatgaaaaagaaagaaaaaaccgTTGTGAGGGGAGAGGCCCCGTGGAATTGCACCTGACTATAGAGGGGAGAACAGGTCGGCTAACTCCAGTTGCGGGCCTTCTAAAATTTGGTCGGCAATAGTTTTTCATGAGTCAACCAGGGCCCCGTGGAATTGCACCTGACCATAGAGGGGAGAGGCACTGGCAGAAGGAATGGAGCCCAACACTTGTAGAGATGGCAGCCGGAAGGAGGAGGTGAAGGCATACTTGCTCTTGAGGTGCTCCTTGGGGCGGGAAGAAGAAGCGGGTGCCGAAGTTAGAGCAGAAGGTGGAAGAGAGGCGGTCACGGAGTCCTCGCGCTGGTCTCTCGCTCGAGAGCTGGTCTACTTCGGGATAAAGACAGGAACAGGAGAAGAAGTCACAACCTCTGTTGTCGAAGAAGGGGTCACCCAAGTAGGGGTTTTTGCCTTGGAGGAGGCTTGGGAGAGGGGAGACCTCGACGGAGAAGCTTGGACTAATGGGATAACTTGCTTCCTCTTGCGTTGGATGCGCAAATGCTTTTTGGGGGCTGGAGAGGGAGCTCTCTCACCAGCGGTCACATCGGTGGGGAGGGATTCAGTTCCTTAGGCCTTAGGGTCACCAGATTGTTGCGAGGAAGCCTCCGCTGAGGTGTTGGCCTGAGGGGGTTTGAGGAACCTCCTAGCCCGCCAAAATCTCTTGGCCCTGTTTCTTCAGAATATTGCTTAGCAATTTAGAAGAGTCGAGGGCATAAGCGCGAAACATGGCGGCTTTTGCAAAACAAAAAGAAGATGCCTCAGTTAGTGAAGACCTGGAAGGGGAGACATTGGATCTTACCAAATGGAGCACCCAAAGGCATCCGAATAGGGCTTAGCCCAAAAGTGCGTAGCACACTCTCTCACAGCAGTAGGGAGAGCCGAAGTTGCACGCCCTCCAATTTCTCAGAAGTCGTGTGGCAGTCTGGTTGATGATGGTGGTCACGCAACTCAGAGGGAGTTGGAAGAGTGTAGCGCCACTCAACAGGCTAGGACGCTGACTCAAGCAATTGGACATAAAAGAATCTAGACTTCCGACCCTTATTGGAAGAAGACATTCCCTCAAAAAAATTGTACCCGATCCGGAATTGCACCATAAAGACACCAGGTTCTAAGCATTTGAGGACATAAAAATAGTGGAAAAGCTGCGAAGTCAAGGGGATTTAAtacagtgttagagtgtatactaaaagcctagcttttggtataaacatttatctagaaataagaatcacattggtcaaatgtctacatttgtgataaatgtagttgttcaattaatttatattgtagataacatggtgtggtgtcacacacagaggatcatgttatcagtaccttataaattataaacagtagctcacgaccaagatggaaaggaacaaaccatttgaaggtcgtagtataattaggtattagtttatcttaattatataattacactagtacacttagagtgtattgagtaggaccattagaggtcgtttcttttatactgactttataaagaaacaaagacctcagttattatggaagtgtgtgctcttaatcctaatataataacaagcacatatatttgatatttatttctttaatttgtcaatgggtgagatttagttcgatgaatcaataagctcgataagttgggaaatgatatcacttatagtgtgtgttgttgattatagaaggaaactgtgtcctagagatactaggttgagaatgtccccaagaggagctcaaaaggattgtcatgttaaaccctgcaggtggacttagtccgacatgacgatgaagttgagtggtactactcttggagctagatattaattaagtgagttgtcagtaacttacttaattagtggacatttgttatcttaaacacagggagactaacacactcataataagaaggagcccaaaaatataatttgggattggtgcggtagttcaataatagttctctagtggaatgaattattattgataaaattaagttgtgtgttcggggcgaacacgggatgcttaattttatcgggagaccaaaaccaattcctcctctcggtccctatcgtagcctcttaattatagagtactatacccacctatacccaccttcttacccatcctatagggggtcggccaagctagcttggagaccaagctagggccggccatgttttggttcatgggtgaattcatgtggccggccctagcttgaactcaagcttaggtggccgaccctattaaaataaaaaggaattttatttttaaaattttctcatgtggataacatgattt encodes the following:
- the LOC122040587 gene encoding myosin-binding protein 7-like isoform X2; translation: MDFGPGYGGGGGEGFSVGVFSPGRHRSLRRKRDARAADAHLVSCVDTDGDDLGAGASVARVEIGNEAEALREALLSHQQSIQKLQEELEEERSAAASAAQEAMSMIVRLQHEKAEAIMEIRQFKRVTEENLKHNQEEIATLEDLLFKREQEMQALSCEVQAYRHRILSYGFSLDGDAPPSEPQTPDTATSAFAIPQIEFPQEYQYPSIKCVGDAGAEIDKYLPGETPREHLQKLEQRIFQLERTPSSRFGSAIDKGIIVRHSPRARPRHLRNLSYGSHGSVLEFNKGDEFPTSLDALSDYEEMNDRVYTVDAVHGASDDYVTTPRELQTRRSRMGEVVEEGEISKLEMRLQELEADREYMRQALISMGADKAQMMILKEIAQKMCKEGTIDNRIIKQSSTSRRFPFMSIIKDVFSCFVFWKKSSQAKYTFGITAGVGLLLFLGKSCHMRQRKIL
- the LOC122040587 gene encoding myosin-binding protein 7-like isoform X1, producing the protein MDFGPGYGGGGGEGFSVGVFSPGRHRSLRRKRDARAADAHLVSCVDTDGDDLGAGASVARVEIGNEAEALREALLSHQQSIQKLQEELEEERSAAASAAQEAMSMIVRLQHEKAEAIMEIRQFKRVTEENLKHNQEEIATLEDLLFKREQEMQALSCEVQAYRHRILSYGFSLDGDAPPSEPQTPDTATSAFAIPQIEFPQEYQYPSIKCVGDAGAEIDKYLPGETPREHLQKLEQRIFQLERTPSSRFGSAIDKGIIVRHSPRARPRHLRNLSYGSHGSVLEFNKGDEFPTSLDALSDYEEMNDRVYTVDAVHGASDDYVTTPRELQTRRSRMGEVVEEGEISKLEMRLQELEADREYMRQALISMGADKAQMMILKEIAQKMCKEGTIDNRIIKQSSTSRRFPFMSIIKDVFSCFVFWKKSSQANRYTFGITAGVGLLLFLGKSCHMRQRKIL